The candidate division KSB1 bacterium sequence CGGCGATTTTTTTCTCGCGCAGCAGCGCCAGCAACGTGCCTTCATCGACCAGCTCGCCGCGGCCGATGTTGATAAGATACGCCTCCGGTTTCATCAGCCGCAAACGCTCGGCACTCAGAATCCCCCGTGTCTCCGACGTTAATGGTAAAACGAGAACGATGAAATCCGGACGCCGAAGAAATTCGTCGATCTGAGTCACGGCAAAAATCTCGGACACGAACTCGGGCTTGGGCAAAGCAGCATCACGGCGCAAGCCGATCACGCGCATGCCCAGGGCGGCACACCATTTCGCGATCTCGGCGCCGATGGCGCCCATGCCGGCGATGCCGACGGTTTTACCGGCGACGGCGAAGCGGCTTTTGACCATCTCTTTTTGCCGCCACTGCTTTTCAAATTGCCCGCGCACCGCGAGGTCGAAGCGATTGGCCAAAAACAAAATCGCGCCAAGCACAAATTCGGCCATGCGGTCGCCGTGAATGCCGCGGGCGTTGGTCACGATCACCTCGCTGTTGACCAGCGCCGGCGACAGCGATTTCTCGATGCCCGCCGCGCCGAAATGCAGCCAGCGCAGCCGGCGGCAGCGGGCAAATTCTTCGGCGGAAAAACGATACGCCGCCACGACTTCGGCATTCGGCAAATTTTGGGTGAAGCGAGCGGGATCGAGCGAAAGCTCGATGTCTGCCATTGCCGCGCCGAGCCGGCTTTCGATTTGCTCGCGAAGTTTTTTCAGACGAAGCGGATTGGAGCTCAAATTGACTGCAACAAGCATCACGGCATAAAAATAAAATTGACCGGTCACACCAAGTGACCGGTCAATGGGTACGCAACCGGAAAATCAGCCATAAATTCCGCGCAGCTTCAACGTCTGCGCCACGCGGCCAATCGCCAGAACGTATGCGCCGATGCGCATGGTGACGTTATATTTTTCCGCTGTATCGTTGACTTCCTTGAAGGCTTCGACGAGAATGCGCTCGAGGCGCTGAAGAACTTCGGCTTTCGACCAGAAATAACCCATGCGATCCTGCACCCACTCAAAGTAACTCACCGTCACGCCGCCGGCGTTGCACAAAATATCCGGAATCACCGCGATGCCGCGGTCCGCCAAAATCGGATCGGCGTTGGCCACCGTCGGTCCGTTGGCGCCTTCGGCAATGATTTTCGCCTTGATTTTTTCGGCATTTTTGACGGTGATCTGATCTTCCAAAGCGCACGGCGCCAGCACCTCGCAATCCAATTCCAGCAGTTCTTCGTTGGTAATTTTGTCGCCGACATCAAAGCCTTCCAAAATACCGCCATGCGCATCGCGATACTCTATGGCCTTGCGAATGTTAAAGCCCTTGGCGTTATAATACGCGCCGCTCACATCGCTGATGCCGATGACTTTGCAGCCGATCTTCTCAAATTCCTTGGCGGCGATGGAACCGACGTTGCCAAAACCTTGCACAACGACGCGCGTGTCTTTGGGGTTCAGTCCGATTTTTTCCATCATGCTGCTGGTCACGATCACGACGCCTTTGCCGGTCGCCTCGACGCGCCCGTGCGAGCCGCCGAGAAAAATCGGTTTGCCGGTGACGACGGCGGTGGTGGTGTGGCGAACGTGCATCGAGTAAGTGTCCATGATCCAGCCCATGATCTGTTCGTTGGTGTTGACGTCCGGCGCCGGCACGTCGCGCTCCGGGCCGAAGACCTCCAACAAATTCGCGGTGTAGCGCCGGGTGATTTTCTCCAGCTCAACTTTCGTGAGTTTTTTGGGATCGCATTTGACCCCGCCCTTGGCGCCGCCGAAGGGCAGATTGACGACGGCGCATTTCCACGTCATCCAGGCGGCCAGCGCCTTGACTTCCGAAAGCGTGATGTTCGGCGAATAGCGAATGCCACCTTTGGAGGGGCCGCGCACATCGTTGTGAATGACGCGATACCCTTCGAACACTTCGATGGTGCCGTCATCCATTTGAATCGGAATCGCGACGATGATTTGCTTTTGCGGCGTCTTGAGATACTGGTAGAGGCCGGGGTCGAGGTCGCTCAACATGGCCGCCACTTCAAAACGCGCCATCATCGACTCAAAAGGATCCTGATCCGTGGTTTTGATCGGGGCCGACTCGACATACTTGTACTCCATAACCGCGCTCCTTTCCTGGTTTAAATTCAGTTCAAAGATGTTTGTGCAAACGCGCCAATTCGCGGCGCAGCAACGAAATGTCCTCATCGCGCCGCAAGGGCATTTTGATTCGCGCTTCGCGGATTTTGTTTAAATCGATGGTATGAATCAGCAAATCCGGCGCCTCAATTTTTGCCGAGGCTTCCGCCTCGCCAAAAGGATCGACGATTTGGCTGCCACCCCAAAAATTGAACGGGCCTTCGCGGCCGATACGATTGACAAAAATAAAATAAGCGCCGAACAGCCGCGCATAAAACTGGCTCAGCAGGCGGCAGGCGCCGGGGCTTGTGGACGGCGCCAGCGATAACGGCGCCGCGCTGGCCGCGCTCGAACAATGAATGGAGAAGAAAATTTTCGCGCCGTCCAGCCACAACAAATTGGCCGCCGAGGGATGCCAATTTTCCTCGCAAATCAAAATGGCGGCACGTGTGAAGGCGTTGTCAAAAGCGCGCAGGCGCTCGCCGCGGGCGAAATGCTTTCCCTCTTCAAAAAGGCCGTAAGTCGGCAGATAAACTTTGTCGTGCCGGTGTAAGACATTGCCTTGAGAAAAATAAAGCGCGGAATTATAAAGACGATGGTCGGCGGCTTCCAACACCAGGCCGGCGAGAATATCGATCTGCTGGGACTGCTGCCGCAGCGGTTCGAGCAACGCGGCATTTTCCGGCAAGGCCGCCTCCGCCACACGGGCTTGCAGATGATAGCCTGTGAGGCTCAGCTCGGGAAAGATGATGATGTGCGCGCCCTGCGCGACGGCTGCCGCGATTAACTGGAGATGTGTCTGCAAATTCGCTTCGAGGTCGCCCAGGCGGCAATCCATTTGCGCCAGGGCCAGCGTGATTTTCATTTTGAATCGATCACCGGAAGTTGAAGGCGTGTTATCGCGCCCTTTTTCTCCAACTGGCGCACGACGTCGCGAACGATTTTGCGCACCAGCGCCGGATCGGCCTGCGGGCCAAGCTCGCGCAGCGTTTCGCGCACGATCTGCCGGAGTTTTTCGTCGCTGAGTTCCATTTCATTTTGCTAAAAGAGATAATAAAGAAAGCCGTGCTCATTCGCAGCGCGGCTTGTCGAGGTGGGAAAATATAAAAGATTTTGCCAGTTTTGCAAGGGAATTTTGCTGGATGTTTGGTAAACGGAACATACATCGTACCCCCCTGCTGATCCATGGGAAGACGGGGGGAGAAGCTGTACATACTTGGTGGCAGCAGCACATGAGGTAAGTCCGCCGTGAGCGTAGCGAACAAGGACTTACCTCATGTGCTGCCCGGGCAACCAGCTTTGGCTTTCTTTGACAAACTGACTACCCTACAGGGAATTTTTCCGGTTGGTTGATCGTTTTTAATCAATCGAACTCAAATCACGAAACCGGAGAAAAATCCTGGCAATGACCCTGATACCCTATTTCAAGATAATGCGAGAAAGTAAAGACCCCAAATATCTGCGCTTCGAGATCGTGCGCTATGCGCAGCAACATGGCGTTAAACCGGCAGCTCGCGCCTTTGGCACCACTGCCAAAACCGTGCACCAAAGCGGGATGCAGTTTATTGCGTTTGCCGGGGAACGCGCGTTGAATTATTCCACGCTCTTTGCTGAAATACTCATCGCCCATCTGCAAGGTTGTGGGGTCTCGCTGCAAGACTGTCGCTTTCAAACCGACAATGGCAGCGAGTTTATTGATGCGTGGAACGCCGCCGAAGACAGTGCCTTTACCAAAGCCGTTGAGGCGGTCAAGGGGTTGGTTCATCAGACCATTCCGCCCGGTGCGCATACCTGGCAGGCCGATGTCGAAACCGTTCACGGTCTCATCGAAGATGAGTTCTATTGCGTTGAGAGGTTTCATTCACGTTCGCATTTTTTGGCCAGGGCTGTGGAGCCTGTCATGTGTGGTTCAACGTCGCGCGCCAGAACAGTTCCAAAGGCCATAAAACCCCGTGGGAAATTGTCAAGGAAAGTCAAGCGAACATTCATCCGGCCTGGCCGCCTGACAACCCGTTTTTCTCGACGAAATTTGGCGATCAAAACTTGACTCTGAGCAAAAAGGGGGTACGATGTTATTCCGCAGCCATCTGGAGGGTCTCCCCAGTCCAATCTCCTTGGTCTGATGATGAATCTAACTCAATGAGTTTTACATGTTAAGACGATTTCTGAACAATATTTAATTTGTATTTGCCAATCACGCGATGAACCGGCTCCGTGTTCAAGTATAAGTAAAGATAACCGTCTTCGTCCACATCCAATAGACCGCCGCTAGGCAATGCAATTTCACTCGGAATATATTGACCATCAGTGGTGTAAACTTGTAAGGTGTGTTTTTGATCGGCTATATCACGAGTTTTGACGAATCTTTCAGAGTTTTTTGAGTATTGCAAAAACACATACCCTGTCGGAGAAACTTTAAGTTTGCGCACGAAGGAGCGCTGTATACTAAGTTTGACTATTTCATCGCGGCTTTCATTTCCACGCAAACCTTGGGAAACCAATCTAAATTTTCCTTGCACCCCGAAATGTCGAATCAACTCTCCTTTGGGTGAATATTGAGCTACGCCATAATGCAAGTATTGCGCAAGATAAATATTCCCACTGGTATCCTGATCAAAAAGAACACCGTTTTCACTAAGACGCAACCTTTTGTATAGCTCATCATATTCTCCCAATCTCCCAACAAAATTTCCCACGGTGTCGATAATGGCAATCGGCTGTACTTTATAAGCTTCATCCCACTTGTACTTCGGATCCCAAGAACTAATAAATATCCGACTCTTAAAGATAGAGATGGTTCCAGGATTACCTTCCACGTTATCCGGAGTTGCAAAAGAGCGAACATAGCTCAAATCGGTTCGCCGCAAAATGGTAATACGGCGGAGCACATCATCGTGAACATACACATATTGGCTGTCCTCAGCAATTCCCATAATGCGTCGATATTCGCCGGGGCCGCTGCCAAGTTTTCCGGCGCGTTGAAAGAAGTTACCCTTCGGATCGTAAAGTTTGAGATCTGTCGAAATACGATCAACGAAAATCATGCGTTGTTTAGTGATGATGACGGCATCAGTAGCAATCAAACCAAGAAAATTTTCAGGATTCTCCTGGATGGCAATGGAATCAACCAACTCAAGCTTGGCCTGCAGGTTCGTAAGCGTTACTGTCGAAGATAACGGCTCAGATTTGGCGCCTTCATTTTTTACTTGGCAAGCAGTATGGTGCAAGGCAGTATTGATGAAAAGCAGAGCTGTCCCGAGTATTCCTATGGAAATTCTTGGCATATATCCAAACAAAAAGTTATTTCGTTGCAATACATCGAGAAATCGTTTTGCTCAAATTTCCACAAAAGGGAATGACTTTATCACGTCGTAACCATTGGACCGCACCGTGGCTTTGATGTAAAACCCTCCCTTTCCGATCACAAATCAATCGAACAGGAGTTTCCATAATTTTTAACTCTGCGGTCTTGTGCCTTTCCGCATCATAAAGAATCGTAAACGAGAACTGGCGTGCTTGCTGAAAAGCGAGCAGCATATTAGGGTGTTCGGTATTACCAACACCAACTACAGAAATTTCAGTTGGCAAAAACTCACGACTCACCTGCTCCCATAGCTCCACTTCATTCAGGCATGGTTGGCAGTCGAGGGGTGAAAAGAAAACAAACACGCGGATCTTGCCCGGAAGTTTCGATGTATCTACTGGCGTTCCGGATAAATCCGGCAGAACAAAACTAGCCAACTGAACATTGCGCTGACATCCCAAGATACAGCACATGCTCAATATAGATAGCGCCCGCCGTCGGTTTTTTAGGTACATTTGTGCTCAGAGTAAAAAAACAAAAGCCCAAACCCTACGGGCGTAGCCTCACCAGCCGGGCGTTTTTACACACCAAGCCTATGAGACTGCGTCCGCAGGATTTGGGCTCCAAAATGGCGGCAAATTTGTCCAACTGCACTCGCACCGGATTAACCCACACAACTCCGCGTTCACCACTTTCCTGTGACCAAAAG is a genomic window containing:
- a CDS encoding Glu/Leu/Phe/Val dehydrogenase; the encoded protein is MEYKYVESAPIKTTDQDPFESMMARFEVAAMLSDLDPGLYQYLKTPQKQIIVAIPIQMDDGTIEVFEGYRVIHNDVRGPSKGGIRYSPNITLSEVKALAAWMTWKCAVVNLPFGGAKGGVKCDPKKLTKVELEKITRRYTANLLEVFGPERDVPAPDVNTNEQIMGWIMDTYSMHVRHTTTAVVTGKPIFLGGSHGRVEATGKGVVIVTSSMMEKIGLNPKDTRVVVQGFGNVGSIAAKEFEKIGCKVIGISDVSGAYYNAKGFNIRKAIEYRDAHGGILEGFDVGDKITNEELLELDCEVLAPCALEDQITVKNAEKIKAKIIAEGANGPTVANADPILADRGIAVIPDILCNAGGVTVSYFEWVQDRMGYFWSKAEVLQRLERILVEAFKEVNDTAEKYNVTMRIGAYVLAIGRVAQTLKLRGIYG
- a CDS encoding TlpA family protein disulfide reductase; this encodes MGCQRNVQLASFVLPDLSGTPVDTSKLPGKIRVFVFFSPLDCQPCLNEVELWEQVSREFLPTEISVVGVGNTEHPNMLLAFQQARQFSFTILYDAERHKTAELKIMETPVRLICDRKGRVLHQSHGAVQWLRRDKVIPFCGNLSKTISRCIATK
- a CDS encoding carbon-nitrogen hydrolase; translation: MKITLALAQMDCRLGDLEANLQTHLQLIAAAVAQGAHIIIFPELSLTGYHLQARVAEAALPENAALLEPLRQQSQQIDILAGLVLEAADHRLYNSALYFSQGNVLHRHDKVYLPTYGLFEEGKHFARGERLRAFDNAFTRAAILICEENWHPSAANLLWLDGAKIFFSIHCSSAASAAPLSLAPSTSPGACRLLSQFYARLFGAYFIFVNRIGREGPFNFWGGSQIVDPFGEAEASAKIEAPDLLIHTIDLNKIREARIKMPLRRDEDISLLRRELARLHKHL
- a CDS encoding 6-bladed beta-propeller, whose protein sequence is MPRISIGILGTALLFINTALHHTACQVKNEGAKSEPLSSTVTLTNLQAKLELVDSIAIQENPENFLGLIATDAVIITKQRMIFVDRISTDLKLYDPKGNFFQRAGKLGSGPGEYRRIMGIAEDSQYVYVHDDVLRRITILRRTDLSYVRSFATPDNVEGNPGTISIFKSRIFISSWDPKYKWDEAYKVQPIAIIDTVGNFVGRLGEYDELYKRLRLSENGVLFDQDTSGNIYLAQYLHYGVAQYSPKGELIRHFGVQGKFRLVSQGLRGNESRDEIVKLSIQRSFVRKLKVSPTGYVFLQYSKNSERFVKTRDIADQKHTLQVYTTDGQYIPSEIALPSGGLLDVDEDGYLYLYLNTEPVHRVIGKYKLNIVQKSS
- a CDS encoding D-2-hydroxyacid dehydrogenase → MLVAVNLSSNPLRLKKLREQIESRLGAAMADIELSLDPARFTQNLPNAEVVAAYRFSAEEFARCRRLRWLHFGAAGIEKSLSPALVNSEVIVTNARGIHGDRMAEFVLGAILFLANRFDLAVRGQFEKQWRQKEMVKSRFAVAGKTVGIAGMGAIGAEIAKWCAALGMRVIGLRRDAALPKPEFVSEIFAVTQIDEFLRRPDFIVLVLPLTSETRGILSAERLRLMKPEAYLINIGRGELVDEGTLLALLREKKIAGAVLDVFQTEPLPSDHPFWQLDNVFVTPHISGNFEEYVERVGEQFAENLARYVRGEKLLNVIDKKRGY